A genomic window from Sanguibacter antarcticus includes:
- a CDS encoding MarR family winged helix-turn-helix transcriptional regulator, translating to MPSQMLVPVTTSTPASGTDLALRARRELAALPVGDVATTVAILERMNRLRAFGDQLQRGMESITSLRTSQFLILKAIEEGVVHPRHIGRKVGMDTGAVEITLDALTEKGLTATILDPGGRMVEASITDGGRAVLTQAEAMEFRATDALLQQSRPDEIAELLDLLDRAAAQVGRMMVGDVG from the coding sequence GTGCCCAGCCAGATGCTCGTCCCCGTGACCACCTCGACGCCTGCCAGCGGCACCGACCTCGCGCTCCGTGCACGACGTGAGCTCGCGGCCCTCCCGGTCGGTGACGTGGCGACCACGGTCGCGATCCTCGAGCGGATGAACCGGCTCCGCGCGTTCGGTGACCAGCTGCAGCGCGGCATGGAGTCCATCACCTCGCTGCGCACGAGCCAGTTCCTCATCCTCAAGGCCATCGAGGAGGGTGTGGTCCACCCTCGGCACATCGGCCGCAAGGTCGGTATGGACACCGGCGCCGTCGAGATCACGCTGGACGCGCTCACCGAGAAGGGCTTGACCGCGACGATCCTCGACCCGGGCGGGCGGATGGTCGAGGCGAGCATCACCGACGGTGGCCGCGCAGTCCTCACGCAGGCTGAGGCGATGGAGTTCCGTGCGACGGACGCGCTCTTGCAGCAGAGCCGTCCGGACGAGATCGCCGAGCTGCTCGATCTCCTCGACCGTGCCGCCGCACAGGTCGGTCGGATGATGGTGGGCGACGTCGGCTGA